The nucleotide sequence GGTGGCCTGCACGGGGTCCCTTCTACTTCTGGGGTCGCTCTACTACGTCGGCAAGTCGCCAAGGAGATGGTTCTTCGCCGCAGTGGGAGGGGCCGTGCTGTGGCCCGTCGCGGCAGTGGTATTCGCCGTCCCCCAGCCGTGGTTCTTTATCCCTAACTATTTTTTCTTCGGATCGAGCCAGATTTATAACGGCTTGGTCCTCATTCGAAAGTCGCGCGGCGAGAGCATCGGCGGGCGTATTGCCGGATGCGCGATGATCCTGTGGGGCCTTCACCACTTCGACTATCCTTTCCTGCGTCCGATGGCTTGGTTTGCCCCGTGGGGATTCCTCATCGGCGCGGTACTCGGACTTCTTGCCGCAGTGGCAATCATGATGGCCTACATGGAAGCGCTGCAAGCTGAATTGTCGCGTAGCGAGAAACGGTTCCGATCATTGTTTCACGGAAACAAGGCTCCGTTCCTTCTCATTGAACCGTTCTCCGGACAAATCATGGATGCCAGTGCCGGCGCGGTTGGATTCTACGGGTACAGCCTGGAAGAACTCAAGGGCATGAACATCAGTCAGATCAACATGCTCGCTCCGGAAGAGCTCGCCTCCGTGCGCACCCTGGCCTTGTCCGGATACAAACAGCAGTTCATATTTCCTCACAAACTCAAGAACGGGGACGTCAAGACCGTTGAGGTAATTTCCACCCCCGTGGAGAGTGGGGAAAAGGAGCTGCTGTTTTCCATCGTCCAGGACGTCACCGCGCGGCAACAGGCGTTGGAAGACCTTGGGGAAAGCCGGGAGCGCCTGCGCGCCGTCGTAGAGAACGCGGCCGCCGCCATCTACCTTGCAGATAAGAGTGGGCGGTTCGTGGAGGTCAACGCCGCTGCGGAACGGCAGACCGGCTACGCGCGAGAAGAACTCCTGGCAATGAGTATCCCGGATGTCGACGCGAGTTCAAGTATGGAAGGCGCTGCTGTTGTCCAGGCGGTTATGCAGTCCGCAACCGGCATGACGTTTGAGTCACACCACAGACGCAAGGACGGCACAATCTATCCGGTCGAGGTTCGTGCCGTCATGCTGGAACTGCACGGCGTTCCGCATGCGCTGGGGATCGTATCGGACCTCACGTCCCGTAAAGAGGCCGAGCGCAAGCTGGCGGAAGCAAACAGGACCCTCGCCGCGGTCTTGGACGGAATCCCAGCCCTGGTAAACGTGGTGGATGTCTCCACCCGGGAAGTCTTGTTTATGAATCGGGCGCTGAAGGAGGCCTTGGGCAGGGATGGCGTCGGTGGAGTCTGCCATGACGTTTTCCGTGGCAAGTCCTGCGTCTGCGAGAACTGCCACCTCGAACGGATGAGCGTGAATACGGAAGGGGAGGCTGGCGTCAGCGTGTGGGAGGATCGCAACCCCATTTCAGGCAGATGGCAACTTAACCACGACCGCCTCCTGCCTTGGTTCGACGGCAAGACGGTGCGCGTGCAGATCTCCCTGGACATCGGCCAGCGCAAACAGGCCGAGGAGGCTCTCAGGCAAAGCAAAGAAGAAGCGGAGTCAGCCAACAAGGCAAAGTCAGTATTTCTTGCCAATATGAGCCATGAAATACGTACCCCGCTCAACGGCATTCTCGGAATGCTTCAATTGCTTAAGACTACTGATCCGAATGACGAACAGAAAGAGTACCTGTTGGGAGCGATCCGGTCTACAAATAGACTGACCCGTCTTCTTTCTGATATTCTTGATGTTTCAAGGATCGAAGCAGGCAGGATGCAGATTGTTGAGGCAGAATTCGACATTAAGATGGTGCGGGACTCCATAAGCGAACTGTTTGACATGGAGGCACGCGGGAAAGGACTCCTTTTGGAATTCCGATGGAATGACAACCTGCCTCTGCGATTGATTGGAGACGAAGTTCGGCTTCGACAGATCCTTTTTAACCTTGTTGGAAACGCAATAAAGTTTACTGAAAAAGGAACAATACGAATCGATGCTTGTTTGTTGCCAAGAGCAAGCGACTCTTCGGTCCGTGTGTTGGTAACAGTCGGCGACACGGGGATTGGGATTTCCGAGGAGCACCTCAAGGACATTTTTGAGCCATTTGTTCAGGCTGAGGGCTCATATACTCGGCGTTTTCAAGGGGCTG is from Solidesulfovibrio magneticus RS-1 and encodes:
- a CDS encoding PAS domain S-box protein — protein: MNNWLTVALFAGAVCFSMVGFLYCFLYAKYRSASLMLWGIAWLSHALRNVTILVNTTYGPIVFLAIMEQMLVACTGSLLLLGSLYYVGKSPRRWFFAAVGGAVLWPVAAVVFAVPQPWFFIPNYFFFGSSQIYNGLVLIRKSRGESIGGRIAGCAMILWGLHHFDYPFLRPMAWFAPWGFLIGAVLGLLAAVAIMMAYMEALQAELSRSEKRFRSLFHGNKAPFLLIEPFSGQIMDASAGAVGFYGYSLEELKGMNISQINMLAPEELASVRTLALSGYKQQFIFPHKLKNGDVKTVEVISTPVESGEKELLFSIVQDVTARQQALEDLGESRERLRAVVENAAAAIYLADKSGRFVEVNAAAERQTGYAREELLAMSIPDVDASSSMEGAAVVQAVMQSATGMTFESHHRRKDGTIYPVEVRAVMLELHGVPHALGIVSDLTSRKEAERKLAEANRTLAAVLDGIPALVNVVDVSTREVLFMNRALKEALGRDGVGGVCHDVFRGKSCVCENCHLERMSVNTEGEAGVSVWEDRNPISGRWQLNHDRLLPWFDGKTVRVQISLDIGQRKQAEEALRQSKEEAESANKAKSVFLANMSHEIRTPLNGILGMLQLLKTTDPNDEQKEYLLGAIRSTNRLTRLLSDILDVSRIEAGRMQIVEAEFDIKMVRDSISELFDMEARGKGLLLEFRWNDNLPLRLIGDEVRLRQILFNLVGNAIKFTEKGTIRIDACLLPRASDSSVRVLVTVGDTGIGISEEHLKDIFEPFVQAEGSYTRRFQGAGLGLSIVRRLVKLLDGDISIDSTPGEGSTFYLSLPFKLPATSQKTEELIAYGASPPGRVPRRILLAEDDALSSLTCKRMLEKSGYSVAAANDGQKALQLLTEQDFDLILMDVQMPVMDGVEATKAIRGSSILGVKSSIPIVAMTAYAMSGDKEKFLASGMDDYIAKPVDKEALVEVVERVLRMKEKVQ